A genomic region of Candidatus Aegiribacteria sp. contains the following coding sequences:
- a CDS encoding HypC/HybG/HupF family hydrogenase formation chaperone: MCLGVPGRIEEIIQGDDPIFRTGKVSFGGILRDISLAGVSNAEVGDWVIVHAGFALNKLNEDEATEVFKYLRQISEYGKEELKSDHNTLQRNIIPDTGTS; the protein is encoded by the coding sequence ATGTGTCTTGGAGTGCCGGGAAGGATTGAAGAGATTATCCAGGGAGACGATCCGATCTTCAGGACTGGAAAAGTGAGTTTCGGCGGAATCCTGCGTGATATAAGTCTGGCAGGGGTCAGTAATGCAGAAGTTGGTGACTGGGTTATTGTTCATGCCGGTTTTGCTCTGAACAAATTGAATGAGGATGAAGCAACTGAGGTTTTCAAATATCTCAGGCAGATTTCGGAATATGGTAAAGAAGAACTTAAAAGCGATCATAATACCTTACAACGAAATATTATACCCGATACGGGTACATCTTGA